The proteins below are encoded in one region of Ferrimicrobium sp.:
- a CDS encoding G1 family glutamic endopeptidase yields MQQWVETVTPSPNPAPATYVSLKTSSGNTVTVEPGDTMSVSIVKNASQTWTMTLTDVTQNASYSIKESLGASINCTVSSGFPGTESAEWIMESPMFSDAPADNICSINPSPGYMSVPCNAFSILPQVSAGGQFTSASVNSIGMESEYVFYQNSYATNDYDLVANGDGLFTPTGYPSDGLPGAFGFTQSDDTTAGTSAAASDVAPAGPPPQTFNG; encoded by the coding sequence GTGCAACAATGGGTCGAGACGGTCACTCCGTCACCTAATCCAGCGCCAGCTACCTACGTCTCTCTTAAGACATCAAGCGGAAACACTGTTACCGTAGAGCCTGGAGATACCATGTCGGTGTCTATTGTGAAGAATGCATCACAGACCTGGACGATGACCCTTACCGACGTAACGCAAAACGCGAGCTATTCGATCAAAGAGTCGCTTGGAGCATCGATCAACTGTACAGTCTCCAGCGGTTTTCCCGGCACTGAATCTGCCGAGTGGATTATGGAGAGTCCGATGTTTTCCGATGCACCAGCTGATAATATTTGTTCCATCAATCCCTCGCCTGGCTACATGTCGGTGCCCTGTAATGCCTTTTCGATCCTCCCGCAGGTGTCGGCTGGAGGACAGTTTACAAGCGCGTCTGTGAACTCGATTGGGATGGAGTCAGAGTACGTCTTTTACCAGAACTCCTACGCAACCAACGACTACGACTTAGTGGCGAACGGCGACGGGCTTTTCACGCCGACGGGGTATCCAAGCGATGGTCTGCCAGGTGCATTCGGATTCACGCAGTCTGATGACACAACGGCCGGCACGAGCGCTGCTGCGAGTGATGTGGCCCCAGCAGGACCTCCACCACAAACATTCAATGGATAG
- a CDS encoding G1 family glutamic endopeptidase, whose protein sequence is MSATGNWAELVDNASSASDAITSVSGTFVVPTLSSTQNSICTDIEPYHYCALAEWVEVDGESSQQLIQAGEFCFPELPGATMGRDGHSVT, encoded by the coding sequence TTGAGCGCCACCGGGAACTGGGCAGAGCTTGTCGATAATGCCTCGTCGGCATCAGATGCGATCACATCAGTGAGTGGCACGTTCGTCGTACCCACTCTCAGTTCGACGCAAAATTCGATCTGCACCGATATCGAGCCGTACCATTACTGTGCCCTCGCCGAGTGGGTCGAGGTTGACGGCGAGAGCAGTCAGCAACTTATCCAAGCGGGGGAATTTTGTTTCCCCGAACTCCCCGGTGCAACAATGGGTCGAGACGGTCACTCCGTCACCTAA
- a CDS encoding APC family permease, whose product MTDQSGPKLAKSLSLWQVVGVSVALMAPSMAANINPQGSVGTVGRAVPLTFVIALIGVLFIAYVFARLTQRFHHSGSVYGFVGATLGPRAGVIAGWSLMGTYIFYGLLTAMASAIFLTALLQSLSIWSSPPTWAPFLVAAIELVGVWYLSIRPAKNGTRVLLGTELTTVALIVILSAIVLVKLIVGHGPQGQHFTMTVFEPSQTVGFSALFLGVVFGFLSFAGFEASATLGEESKHPRRDIPRAIVGTAIFGGVYFIFVTAVEVMGFGTSAHQLTTFANTGSLLGTLGSTYVASWLGNVVTLGTVVSAFGCSLASTVGASRLAYSLSRDSFGEKGIGVVNAKTGTPLRAATLIVGVILVISWISALAFGATAFDEFLWFGTIGTLIILFAYLLATIGALTLLFVKERGSVPTWEIILPILAGVLIVYTLYRNVIPYPTGASAWFPVVSGGWILIGVAIILSAPKLAAKVGQKLTQTEGLSLTAGAETVDQKALEDSRPITTD is encoded by the coding sequence ATGACAGATCAGTCAGGACCAAAGCTCGCCAAGAGCCTCTCGCTCTGGCAGGTGGTCGGTGTCTCAGTGGCGTTAATGGCGCCTTCCATGGCTGCCAACATCAACCCACAGGGTTCGGTGGGGACGGTAGGACGGGCAGTGCCGTTGACCTTTGTGATAGCGCTGATCGGGGTGCTCTTCATCGCCTACGTCTTTGCGCGGCTCACCCAACGGTTTCATCACTCTGGCTCGGTCTATGGTTTTGTAGGTGCGACCCTCGGTCCGCGTGCTGGCGTGATCGCAGGTTGGTCGTTGATGGGTACCTATATCTTCTACGGACTCCTGACCGCGATGGCATCGGCGATCTTCTTGACCGCGCTCCTCCAGAGCCTGTCGATCTGGTCCTCGCCTCCGACCTGGGCACCCTTCTTGGTGGCGGCGATCGAGCTAGTTGGTGTGTGGTATCTCTCCATCCGACCAGCGAAGAACGGAACCCGAGTGTTGCTGGGGACTGAACTCACCACCGTCGCGCTCATCGTCATCTTGTCGGCGATCGTCTTGGTCAAGCTCATCGTCGGCCATGGTCCCCAAGGTCAGCACTTCACCATGACGGTTTTTGAACCATCCCAGACTGTCGGCTTCTCGGCCCTGTTCTTGGGGGTCGTCTTTGGTTTCCTCTCCTTTGCAGGCTTCGAGGCCTCTGCCACGCTTGGCGAGGAATCAAAACACCCCCGGCGCGACATTCCGCGAGCCATTGTGGGCACCGCGATCTTTGGTGGCGTCTACTTCATCTTTGTGACCGCCGTCGAGGTCATGGGATTTGGAACAAGTGCACACCAACTAACTACCTTCGCCAATACCGGCTCACTCCTTGGAACGCTTGGCTCAACGTATGTCGCCTCCTGGCTCGGTAACGTGGTCACCCTTGGGACGGTGGTGTCAGCCTTCGGTTGCTCCCTTGCCTCAACAGTGGGTGCCTCTCGCTTGGCCTACTCACTCTCTCGTGACTCCTTCGGCGAGAAGGGCATCGGAGTCGTCAACGCCAAGACAGGGACGCCACTGCGCGCAGCGACGCTCATCGTCGGGGTCATCCTGGTGATCTCCTGGATCTCAGCCCTCGCTTTCGGCGCCACCGCCTTTGATGAGTTTCTCTGGTTCGGCACCATCGGCACGCTCATCATCCTGTTCGCCTATCTCTTGGCAACGATTGGCGCCCTCACTCTCCTCTTTGTGAAGGAGCGTGGTTCTGTCCCCACCTGGGAGATCATCTTGCCGATTCTGGCGGGTGTCCTTATCGTCTACACCCTCTATCGCAACGTCATTCCATATCCGACGGGGGCATCAGCCTGGTTCCCAGTCGTCTCCGGGGGATGGATTCTTATCGGCGTGGCGATCATCCTCTCGGCACCAAAGCTCGCTGCCAAGGTGGGCCAGAAGCTGACTCAGACAGAGGGGTTGAGTCTGACCGCTGGCGCTGAAACTGTGGATCAGAAGGCTCTTGAGGACTCACGGCCGATTACGACTGACTAG
- a CDS encoding glutamine synthetase family protein produces the protein MIEGQAPLLDEGKLHAAETRLRKHEIDAIALTYVDNAGIARVKAIPVERLDSALRNGVGMSPVFDAFLFNDAITQSRYSGGPMGDLRLFLDLDSLSPIPAMPGWAFGAVDRFDQLLAPHPNCSRGFLRRQLSHLSEREILVKMGFEIEWAISKSGDQHFVPATDGSAYGLTRIVDVADYSRALLINLRNADLLIEQFHPEYAPGQFEVSLPAMPPLAAVDRLILAKTIIRATGRAFGLSTSFAPVVEVNGVGNGGHVHLSATKANVPIFGGGTGPGKLTPAGVAALATLLDWLPGLLAIGAPSPASYLRLVPSHWAGAFQCWGIENREAALRLVAESKLVSATNANLEVKCFDQSANPYLVAGALLAGLATSLDGGPPLPDPVGSDPVGLPNAIRLPQSLDESLAKLWTLKPLLDAMGPELTEAFTAVRKAELAHFESATPEQIVAETRWVY, from the coding sequence ATGATCGAAGGACAGGCACCTCTGCTCGATGAGGGCAAGTTGCATGCCGCGGAGACCCGTCTGCGCAAACACGAGATCGACGCGATTGCACTGACCTACGTGGACAACGCCGGTATCGCTCGCGTCAAGGCCATTCCCGTCGAGCGATTGGACTCTGCGCTGCGCAACGGCGTTGGTATGTCGCCGGTCTTTGACGCTTTTCTCTTTAACGATGCGATCACGCAATCACGGTACTCCGGGGGACCAATGGGTGATCTCCGCCTCTTCCTCGATCTCGACTCACTCTCACCGATTCCGGCTATGCCTGGGTGGGCCTTTGGCGCCGTCGATCGCTTCGATCAGCTCCTGGCACCCCATCCCAACTGTTCACGCGGATTCCTCCGTCGTCAACTCTCTCACCTCAGCGAGCGAGAGATTTTGGTCAAGATGGGATTTGAGATCGAATGGGCCATCTCCAAGAGTGGTGATCAACACTTCGTGCCAGCGACCGATGGATCGGCGTATGGACTCACCCGCATCGTCGATGTCGCCGACTACTCACGAGCGCTCCTTATCAACCTACGCAACGCTGATCTTCTCATTGAACAGTTTCATCCCGAGTATGCCCCAGGCCAGTTCGAGGTCTCACTGCCAGCGATGCCTCCACTCGCCGCCGTCGATAGGCTCATCCTCGCCAAGACCATCATCAGAGCGACTGGCCGTGCCTTTGGACTCAGCACCTCCTTCGCTCCGGTCGTCGAGGTCAACGGTGTTGGCAACGGCGGCCACGTGCACCTGAGCGCAACCAAGGCCAATGTACCGATCTTTGGAGGCGGCACTGGACCAGGCAAGCTCACTCCAGCCGGTGTCGCGGCTCTGGCCACCCTGCTCGACTGGCTCCCAGGTCTCCTCGCGATCGGCGCACCCTCGCCAGCGAGCTACCTCCGGCTGGTGCCGAGCCACTGGGCAGGAGCCTTCCAGTGCTGGGGGATCGAGAACCGAGAGGCGGCACTGCGGCTGGTGGCTGAGTCAAAACTAGTAAGTGCCACCAACGCCAATCTCGAGGTCAAGTGTTTCGATCAGAGCGCCAACCCCTACCTCGTTGCCGGCGCCCTACTCGCAGGGTTGGCGACCAGCCTGGATGGTGGACCTCCGTTACCTGATCCGGTGGGTTCAGATCCCGTTGGGCTCCCCAACGCGATTCGACTTCCCCAATCACTCGATGAGTCGCTCGCCAAGCTCTGGACACTCAAGCCTCTGCTTGACGCGATGGGCCCAGAGCTCACCGAGGCCTTCACCGCGGTGCGCAAGGCCGAGCTCGCCCACTTCGAGTCGGCCACCCCCGAACAGATCGTCGCCGAGACACGGTGGGTCTACTGA
- a CDS encoding MurR/RpiR family transcriptional regulator yields the protein MTQSTVAEVIRAQVDSLTKSERKIAKLLLEDYPVSGLAGIPTIAEAAGVSAPTIVRFVTKLGFKNIAEMREQLQNEISTRLASPLERLGPIEDHAPITLLGSSEAELLDAVTRSFVSVNPNELEQFLQYLCDLDREIIPIGGRISHVLAQHLSWSLQVLRPKVRVARSSPGERINLLLDVDDRSVVVAFDYRRYSPDTIRFVEVAKAEGATVLLVTDPYLSPAAKNADVVLTSAISSSGVFDALTPSFALVEALLSLIAKRLGGPATDRVAKYEKLTVRILENDRNIIGSYRGQG from the coding sequence ATGACCCAGAGCACCGTCGCCGAGGTCATTCGAGCACAAGTCGATTCACTCACCAAGTCAGAACGCAAGATCGCAAAACTTCTCCTTGAGGACTATCCCGTCTCCGGACTCGCTGGCATCCCCACGATCGCCGAAGCGGCTGGAGTCAGCGCGCCGACCATCGTCCGTTTTGTCACCAAACTCGGCTTCAAAAACATCGCCGAGATGCGCGAGCAACTCCAGAATGAGATCAGCACTCGTCTCGCCTCGCCGCTCGAGCGACTCGGACCCATCGAGGACCATGCCCCGATCACCCTGCTCGGCAGCTCTGAGGCGGAGCTCCTCGATGCGGTCACTCGGAGTTTTGTCTCAGTCAACCCCAACGAACTCGAACAGTTTCTCCAGTACCTCTGTGATCTCGACCGGGAGATTATCCCCATTGGAGGGCGCATCTCTCACGTGCTCGCCCAGCATCTCTCCTGGTCATTGCAGGTGCTCAGACCAAAGGTACGAGTCGCACGTTCATCGCCTGGCGAGCGGATCAACCTCCTTCTCGATGTCGATGATCGTTCGGTGGTGGTGGCCTTTGACTACCGGCGTTATTCGCCAGACACCATCCGTTTCGTCGAGGTCGCCAAGGCCGAGGGAGCCACCGTCCTCCTCGTGACCGACCCCTATCTCTCCCCTGCCGCCAAGAACGCCGATGTGGTGCTCACCTCGGCGATCAGCTCCTCAGGAGTCTTCGATGCCTTGACCCCCTCCTTCGCACTCGTTGAGGCACTCTTAAGCTTGATCGCGAAGCGTCTCGGCGGTCCAGCCACCGACCGCGTGGCCAAGTATGAGAAACTCACCGTACGGATCCTTGAGAACGACCGAAACATCATCGGCTCCTACCGTGGACAGGGATAA
- a CDS encoding amidohydrolase family protein: MPAAQRKDSELAAAIAALPLVDHHCHSFYSAPLTDSQVEDNLTESPDARAARTSTFDSHLGLAVLRWAGPLLGHEPPVTVQSYLDARRSLTPGELVNRSLTGAGVSDLLIDTGFHAEDLIPLAELATLSPANVYEILRIEAHAERLLAEVGSAEAFVDAWPTFLANLDPGVVGLKSVAAYRCGLDLMGECPSRSEILFALGHELTHAPLRLTDPTVISYLVITAIETTRLPLQFHVGIGDPEVRLATGRPGHLQDLIEFANRLETPICLLHCYPYHREAALLAHDYPNVYLDLGLALNFVGPRATEVLAETLELAPYAKVLYSSDAFGLPELNYLGAVQFRTALTKLLGDLVDQQYLVDRSALRLAELMTSATAKELYRL; this comes from the coding sequence ATGCCAGCTGCACAACGCAAGGACTCAGAGCTCGCCGCAGCCATCGCTGCACTCCCCCTCGTCGATCACCACTGTCATAGCTTCTACTCCGCACCTCTTACCGATAGCCAGGTCGAGGACAACCTTACCGAATCACCCGACGCGCGCGCCGCGCGCACCTCAACCTTTGACTCCCACCTCGGACTCGCCGTGCTCCGCTGGGCTGGACCCTTGTTGGGGCATGAACCCCCCGTCACAGTTCAGTCCTATCTCGACGCACGACGATCGCTCACCCCAGGCGAGCTCGTCAACCGCTCGCTGACAGGTGCTGGGGTGAGCGATCTCCTCATCGACACCGGGTTCCATGCTGAGGATCTCATCCCATTGGCCGAGCTCGCGACCCTCAGTCCTGCAAACGTCTATGAGATTCTCCGTATCGAGGCCCATGCCGAGCGGCTGCTCGCCGAGGTCGGGTCTGCAGAGGCCTTTGTCGATGCCTGGCCTACCTTTCTCGCGAACCTTGATCCTGGGGTAGTAGGTCTCAAATCGGTAGCTGCGTACCGGTGCGGGCTCGACCTCATGGGCGAGTGCCCCTCGCGTTCCGAGATCCTCTTCGCGTTAGGTCACGAACTCACCCACGCCCCTCTTCGTCTCACCGATCCCACCGTCATCAGCTACCTCGTCATCACCGCCATCGAGACCACCCGGTTGCCGCTTCAGTTCCATGTCGGTATCGGTGATCCAGAGGTACGACTGGCGACAGGACGCCCCGGGCATCTTCAAGACCTGATCGAGTTTGCCAACCGGCTTGAGACACCGATCTGTCTCCTGCACTGCTACCCCTATCACCGCGAGGCCGCCCTCCTCGCACACGACTATCCCAACGTCTACCTTGATCTCGGGCTCGCACTCAATTTTGTTGGTCCACGGGCAACCGAAGTTCTGGCTGAGACGTTAGAGCTCGCCCCCTACGCCAAAGTGTTGTACTCCTCCGATGCATTTGGTCTCCCGGAGCTGAACTACCTCGGGGCCGTGCAGTTTCGAACCGCACTCACAAAGCTCCTTGGAGACTTAGTCGACCAACAATATCTGGTAGATCGTAGCGCCCTGCGCCTAGCGGAGTTGATGACCTCTGCTACCGCCAAGGAGTTATACCGACTCTAA
- a CDS encoding type II toxin-antitoxin system VapB family antitoxin, with protein sequence MARTNIDIDDKACEEVMRRYHLTTKQDAVNFALRTIASDALDLDEARRLRGSGWEGDLEEERSSRVG encoded by the coding sequence ATGGCACGCACCAACATCGACATCGATGACAAGGCCTGTGAGGAGGTGATGCGCCGCTACCACCTCACCACCAAACAAGATGCGGTAAATTTCGCTCTGCGCACTATCGCCTCGGACGCTCTTGACCTCGATGAGGCCCGTCGGTTGCGCGGGTCGGGGTGGGAGGGAGACCTTGAAGAGGAGCGTTCCAGCCGAGTCGGATGA
- a CDS encoding PIN domain nuclease — protein sequence MIVVDTSAWIEFLRDTGSTSNERVTEVCGLAIATCDPVRIEVPAGARSEAHLRALRGLLARATTLHTSPTDYENAAALYRGCRRGGETVRKLIDCLIAAHAVRARIPLLHVDADFDVLARHTPLMLDRV from the coding sequence ATGATCGTGGTTGACACCTCGGCCTGGATCGAGTTTTTGCGAGACACTGGTAGTACGAGCAATGAGAGGGTTACCGAGGTTTGTGGTCTAGCGATCGCTACCTGTGATCCGGTCCGTATAGAGGTCCCCGCGGGCGCGCGCAGCGAAGCTCATCTCCGGGCCCTTCGCGGCCTTCTCGCACGTGCCACCACTCTTCACACATCGCCCACCGACTACGAGAATGCCGCCGCGCTGTACCGGGGATGCCGCCGCGGCGGTGAGACCGTTCGTAAGTTGATCGACTGTCTCATCGCCGCCCACGCCGTTCGCGCCCGAATACCACTCCTCCATGTCGACGCTGATTTTGATGTGCTCGCGCGTCACACGCCGCTGATGCTCGATCGCGTCTGA
- a CDS encoding GNAT family N-acetyltransferase, whose amino-acid sequence MEQRIEPLTETNWEDFASLCRAMGSNRSCWCLWWREDGIRGEGPARSRALQLVRTCTHPIGALAYEGTQPIGWIAVSPRSDYLRLNRTRDTAPDGPLDGVWAVPCFFVLPPFRGKGVSRQLLTAALAIARAHGADAVEGVPGDPATKERTPAASYTGTVAIFAGAGFREVARRTKSGRVIMRRQLGHPQGGDPGRDESL is encoded by the coding sequence GTGGAGCAGAGGATCGAGCCACTGACCGAGACGAACTGGGAGGACTTCGCCTCCCTTTGCAGAGCCATGGGATCCAACCGTTCGTGCTGGTGTCTGTGGTGGCGCGAGGACGGAATTCGAGGTGAGGGCCCCGCTCGCTCGAGAGCACTACAGCTCGTCCGCACCTGTACGCATCCGATCGGCGCGCTCGCCTACGAAGGAACCCAACCGATCGGGTGGATAGCGGTTTCACCTCGTTCGGACTACCTTCGCCTCAACCGGACGAGGGACACCGCCCCAGATGGCCCTCTCGATGGAGTCTGGGCAGTGCCTTGTTTCTTCGTGCTACCTCCTTTTCGCGGCAAAGGTGTCAGCCGTCAACTCCTCACAGCCGCGCTTGCTATCGCACGCGCTCACGGCGCCGACGCTGTGGAGGGAGTCCCGGGAGATCCAGCCACTAAGGAACGGACGCCAGCGGCCTCCTATACCGGGACGGTCGCCATTTTCGCCGGAGCGGGCTTTCGCGAGGTCGCACGCAGAACCAAGAGTGGACGTGTAATCATGCGTCGCCAACTCGGTCATCCTCAAGGTGGGGATCCAGGTCGAGATGAGAGCTTATGA
- a CDS encoding 2OG-Fe(II) oxygenase, translating to MSSTARERLAALLANGVQKSNFSAGRTAPTDDLHLEVQGVGTIQLPVPQAQARLLCAISRPARYGQGERTLLDRRVRDTWEVPKSRVKIDKRRWHQTLGPVLDHFKSALGFPEGSQLRAEFHSMLVYGPGQFFLPHQDSEKDDAMVGSLVVGLPSAFTGGALEVHQGTETATYRGSKKALSFVGFFSDCQHEVKPVTSGYRVVLTYDLIAVSETRQPSGEVNSELIDKLVGCLDEHFGTPSAPEHLVYLLDHQYTPRALSWSRLKGIDGRSATLLEAAAERADYEVVLALADVHETWSTDESEPPSHWYRHSDYGDDDDEYDDEDHDVQELIESEITLHTWIDPSGASESDLSLSVGDDEVCASTPSDSLEPYSSEYEGYMGNWGNTLDRWYHRGAIVLWPRQRAFIVRAQASPGWALDTLIAQIHTGDLEGAQNMAATLAPFWDREVSRAQSPDLIAGALSVARLIAEPELAAALLRPFRLEMLSHTHAKTLSALSESYGEAWMSALVAQWSLPQRYYYASTKKNTETWIAELPQLCGALAQTGGSGGEVARLLLVAAKNWTRESIESALMGSSPSRRRQHLSDLGVPVAGVLQGAGLVRADAVSDELIGLVCSGGDRLLDCAIAVLRTTPPTEWEATGLELVKAHVRYTLTDLLARSQRRDDDWSILLPPGCTCELCSKLATFLADPATTQLEWPLRQDGRAHMHHRIDASELPVTHQTRRTGRPYTLVLTKTGALFEREREERQRFETELAWLDGSSWVNDAE from the coding sequence ATGAGCAGCACTGCCCGGGAGCGGTTGGCCGCTCTGCTCGCCAACGGCGTGCAGAAGAGCAACTTTAGTGCAGGCCGGACGGCACCCACCGACGATCTGCACCTCGAGGTTCAGGGGGTCGGCACGATACAATTACCCGTGCCCCAGGCACAGGCCAGACTGCTCTGTGCGATCAGTCGGCCAGCCCGTTACGGACAAGGGGAGCGCACTCTCCTCGATAGGAGAGTGCGTGATACGTGGGAGGTTCCAAAGAGCCGGGTCAAGATCGATAAACGGCGCTGGCACCAGACGCTTGGCCCCGTCCTCGACCACTTCAAGTCAGCGCTTGGCTTTCCCGAAGGCAGCCAGCTTCGAGCCGAGTTCCACTCCATGCTTGTCTATGGACCTGGCCAGTTCTTCCTCCCCCACCAGGACTCCGAGAAGGATGACGCGATGGTGGGTTCACTCGTGGTCGGCCTACCCTCAGCATTCACCGGCGGCGCCCTGGAGGTCCACCAGGGAACAGAGACGGCTACCTACCGGGGGTCAAAGAAGGCTCTATCCTTTGTAGGCTTCTTCAGCGATTGCCAGCATGAGGTCAAGCCCGTCACCTCTGGGTACCGGGTGGTGCTCACCTATGACTTAATCGCTGTCAGCGAGACCCGCCAGCCGTCGGGCGAGGTGAACTCAGAGCTGATCGACAAGCTGGTTGGTTGTCTCGACGAGCACTTCGGTACTCCAAGCGCCCCGGAGCACCTGGTGTACCTCCTCGACCATCAGTACACTCCACGTGCCTTGAGTTGGTCACGCCTAAAAGGTATCGATGGTCGGTCGGCGACATTGCTTGAGGCTGCCGCTGAGCGTGCTGACTACGAAGTGGTACTGGCCTTAGCCGACGTGCACGAGACGTGGAGCACCGATGAGTCCGAACCGCCCTCTCACTGGTATCGACACTCCGACTATGGGGATGATGACGATGAGTACGACGATGAAGACCACGATGTCCAAGAGCTCATCGAGTCCGAGATCACCCTTCACACATGGATCGATCCGAGCGGTGCTAGCGAAAGTGACCTCTCACTATCGGTTGGCGACGACGAGGTTTGTGCCAGCACTCCATCAGATAGCTTGGAGCCATACTCGTCTGAGTACGAGGGTTACATGGGGAACTGGGGCAATACCCTTGATCGTTGGTACCACCGAGGAGCGATCGTACTGTGGCCCCGTCAACGCGCGTTCATCGTGCGAGCTCAGGCGTCACCGGGCTGGGCGCTCGATACCCTCATCGCACAGATCCACACGGGCGACCTCGAGGGTGCCCAGAACATGGCCGCCACACTTGCTCCGTTCTGGGATCGAGAGGTGAGCCGGGCACAATCACCCGACTTGATCGCAGGCGCCTTATCCGTTGCCCGCCTGATTGCGGAACCGGAGTTGGCCGCCGCGCTCCTTAGACCGTTCCGCCTTGAGATGCTCAGCCACACCCACGCCAAGACTCTGAGTGCGCTCTCGGAGAGCTATGGCGAGGCTTGGATGAGTGCACTTGTGGCGCAGTGGTCGCTGCCGCAACGGTACTACTACGCATCGACAAAGAAGAACACTGAAACGTGGATCGCTGAGCTACCCCAACTCTGCGGCGCTCTCGCCCAGACGGGAGGCTCCGGTGGTGAAGTAGCCCGACTGCTGCTCGTAGCCGCCAAGAACTGGACGCGAGAGAGTATCGAGTCGGCGCTCATGGGATCCTCCCCTAGCCGACGAAGACAGCACCTATCCGACCTGGGAGTCCCGGTCGCCGGCGTGCTACAGGGTGCAGGTCTCGTCCGTGCCGATGCCGTCAGCGACGAGCTGATCGGCCTCGTGTGCTCAGGAGGCGATAGGTTGTTGGACTGCGCGATAGCCGTCCTGCGAACCACTCCACCAACCGAGTGGGAGGCGACTGGACTCGAACTCGTCAAGGCCCACGTCCGCTACACCCTGACCGACCTCCTCGCTCGTAGCCAACGACGCGACGATGACTGGTCGATCCTACTGCCGCCTGGGTGCACGTGCGAGCTCTGCTCCAAGCTTGCGACCTTCCTAGCCGATCCCGCCACAACCCAGCTTGAATGGCCACTCCGCCAGGACGGCAGAGCCCACATGCATCACCGTATCGACGCCTCTGAACTGCCGGTAACCCACCAGACCCGGCGGACTGGTCGTCCCTACACCCTGGTATTGACGAAGACCGGCGCCCTGTTCGAGCGCGAGCGCGAAGAACGGCAGCGCTTTGAGACCGAGCTGGCGTGGCTCGATGGGAGTTCTTGGGTCAATGACGCGGAGTGA
- a CDS encoding AbrB/MazE/SpoVT family DNA-binding domain-containing protein, which yields MELAAKVTAKGQVTIPVAVRRALDLNVGDEVIFEVDTEVGEPHAQIRKAADFMALAGSVPVPDEWVGADWPTLRAAAWVQQAEHQLNPNS from the coding sequence ATGGAACTAGCAGCAAAGGTCACGGCCAAAGGTCAGGTAACCATCCCCGTTGCCGTTCGGCGCGCGCTTGACCTCAATGTGGGCGACGAGGTGATATTCGAAGTGGATACTGAGGTAGGTGAGCCTCATGCCCAAATTCGCAAAGCGGCTGACTTCATGGCCTTGGCCGGTTCAGTGCCTGTCCCAGATGAATGGGTCGGCGCTGATTGGCCGACCCTCCGGGCAGCGGCGTGGGTCCAGCAGGCCGAACACCAGCTCAACCCCAACTCATGA
- a CDS encoding PIN domain-containing protein has translation MSEALDAKVVLRHFTGQPAEMATRATNALVNAPPRSLVLADLTVAEIVYVLQGPYARPRNEIARLVEATLSLGSVVVDNETLLRRTLEHYEQRKLDWPDAYLVALVELRHLDGLVSFDRFDTKIADLLVTRREP, from the coding sequence ATGAGCGAGGCTCTTGATGCGAAGGTCGTGCTTCGCCACTTCACCGGCCAGCCCGCCGAGATGGCTACAAGGGCCACGAATGCCCTAGTCAACGCCCCACCTCGCAGTCTTGTGCTTGCCGATCTCACTGTGGCTGAGATCGTCTACGTCCTACAGGGTCCTTATGCACGACCGAGGAACGAGATAGCCCGCCTCGTTGAAGCAACCTTGTCCCTGGGATCGGTGGTCGTCGACAATGAAACACTCCTACGGCGCACCTTGGAGCACTACGAACAGCGGAAGCTGGACTGGCCTGACGCGTACCTAGTCGCGCTCGTAGAGCTCCGCCACCTCGACGGTCTCGTCAGCTTTGATCGTTTCGACACCAAGATAGCGGATCTTCTCGTGACAAGACGAGAGCCATAA